CGACGGGCTTGCGGTAGATGCGGCAGTCGCGGTGGACGATGGTTTCCAGCTTCACGCTGGCCCGGGAGATGAACTCGGCATGACCCAGGAAGAGGTAGCCGCCGGGCTCGAGCGAATCATGGAAGCGCTGGATGAGCTGGGCGCGGCGCGCCTCGGAAAAGTAGATCAGGACGTTCATGCAGAAGATGCAGTCGAAGCGTCCCATGTAAACGGGCTGCGCCAGGTTCAAGGGCGCAAAACTGATCATGTTGCGGAACCGCGCCTTCACCTGGAACTGCTCGCCCACCTTGGTGAAGTAGTTTTCGCGGCGGCCCATGTCCACGTTCGCGAGGCTGCGACGGCTGTACACGCCACGCTCGGCGAATTCCAAGGCGCGCTTGCTGATGTCCGTAGCCCAGAGCCGGATGTCCCAGGCTTCGGCGAAGGGCAGCGTCTCCGCGATGGTGAGAGCGATGGAATAGGGCTCTTCGCCGGAAGAACATCCCGCACTCCAAATACGAAGGGTGCGCGGATCATGCCAGAACTTGCGGTTACGAATCTCGGGGAGCACGCGCGTCTCCAGCGCCTCGTACACCGCGGGATAGCGGAAGAAAGTGGTCTCCTGGGTCAGGAGGCCTTCCAGGAAAGCGTCGTACT
Above is a window of Terriglobales bacterium DNA encoding:
- a CDS encoding protein-glutamate O-methyltransferase CheR, producing MNAALTGHEMAEIRALIEARSGILFDDSRERFFSTRVREHLERKGLGGTAELVRLLRSSNVEYDAFLEGLLTQETTFFRYPAVYEALETRVLPEIRNRKFWHDPRTLRIWSAGCSSGEEPYSIALTIAETLPFAEAWDIRLWATDISKRALEFAERGVYSRRSLANVDMGRRENYFTKVGEQFQVKARFRNMISFAPLNLAQPVYMGRFDCIFCMNVLIYFSEARRAQLIQRFHDSLEPGGYLFLGHAEFISRASVKLETIVHRDCRIYRKPVDPPVRAAAATEGRE